Part of the Marinitoga sp. 38H-ov genome is shown below.
CATCAAAAAATGTTATTTGATTTTCAAAACTTTCTGCTTTAAAATCATAATCTTCCCAAATTGGAATTGTTTCAAATATCTTAAACCCTAAATCTTGATTTTTTAATAAATTTATTTCTTCTTTTAGATTGCTTATTTCTTCCTCTTTATTTTCTATATCAAGTCTTGCTTTAATTTCCTCTATCTCTTTTTCTTTTTCATTTATTTTCTTTTCAATGATTTCTTCCTTTATTTTCTTGGCTGCTCTTATTAGCCTTTCTTTTGTAATTTCAAATATCGTAGGATTTTCTACTCCAAGTTCATTCCTTACAAAATCATATGCAGTTTTGTTTTTCTTAGGATCAATAGGCTCTGGAAGTTGAACTAGAATATATCTCCTATTTCCTCCATCCTCTGCATTCAATTGCATTACTGCATCGCCTGTAGTTCCTGAACCCGCAAAAAAATCAAGAATAAGATCAGTTTCAGATGTTGAATAATAAATTAATTTTTTTATTAGAACAACTGGCTTAGGATTTTGAAAATATTCTCCATTCAATAATTCTCTTAACTCTTTTGTTCCTGCTTGATTCATATAAATGTTATTACAAAACTCCAAACTATTTACTGGATTACGACTGCTTTGAAGCTCGTTCTTATATCTTTTAAATATGAAACCTCTTTCATTATTTTTATGGTGCGTTTTAAATTTTATTTTTCCTTTTTTCACATATTCAGTGTAAGTTTCCTTTGAAAAAGCCCAATATCTTCCTTTTGGAGGCAAATCAATTTTCCCTGTATACGGATTAATAATTTCAAAGTAGAGACTTGGTCCACCACTCTTTGCACTTGGATCTGCACTAACCCATTCTCCATTTGGATCATTATCAGGATTATCATATTTATCAAAATCTTTTTCTTCTCCTTCTAAAAAAATATTCGATATGTTTCTAGCATAACAAACTATACTTTCGTGTTGAATATTTAAACCAGTTTTTTTGTCTCCGGTCATAGATTTAGTTTTCCTAATAAAATCCCCAACAAAATTTTCTTCTCCAAATATCTCATCCATTAAAATTCTTAGTTGAGCCACTTCATTTTCATCAATAGAGACAAATATAATTCCATCATCTCTTAAGAGTTGTCTAGCAATATAAAGTATGGGATACATAAATGTTAACCATGCACTGTGTGAATTACTACTACTATTTACAAAATCTAATATTCTTTTTGCTTTTTCTTCATCTACTCCTGCTAGTTTTGAAAATTCTTCTACTGTAAACTTTCTATTATCTTGATATACGAATCCATCATCACCTGTATTGTAAGGAGGATCTATATAAATCATTTTAATTTTTTTATAGTAAGCATTTGAAAGATGCTTTAAAACTTCTAAATTATCTCCTCTTATAAGCAAATTTTGTGAATTTTTATTTTCTTCTTTGTTATTCCATTCTTTATCTTCTTTAATTAAAGTAGTTACTGAATCCGTAGCAAGTAATCTTGCATAGCTTTTCCCAAGCCAGTCTAAGCCATAGCTTTCTTTTGAAAAATCGACTTCTTGTGGTTGTAATTCTTTTTTAAACTTCTCAATATCAAAATTCCCGAATCTATCAAAACATTGTGGGAAATGCTCCTTTATAACTTCTAAATAATTGTTTTTAGCAGTGATATTTAATGTTATATGCTGTTCCATTAGTTTTTCTCCTCCTTAATATTAATAAGATTACTTTAGTTATTTAAAGCAATATATTAGTGTTAAAACAAGGATTGAATTTTAACCTCCAAATAGTAGTCACTTTCAATGAAGATATTAAAGCGTAATGATGAAATTTAAAAGAAGTTCCATAAACTAAGATAAATATAATATATATTTACAGATAAATGATTTACATATACTATAACTTTGGGCTATATAGAAATAATATCAATATAAAAAGTGTTATATATTGAAAATTATTTAAAAAAGTTGGTCCGCTGTGATAACTCTTTTTTTATTATTCCTCTCTACTCTTAAATAATAAAGAAAAAAGCACATAAATTCAAGTTGAATGATTATTTTACAGAGATTTAGCAGCAAAATTCCAGTAGAATTTTTGTTTTTACTATAATTATATTTTATTACATTTTCTTGAATAAATGGTATTCCGCCAGCCCTATAGGTTGCAAAAATAGTTATAACTCCCCCTACCCCCAAAAATTTAAATAATTAATTTCCAATTTTATTGTTGCATTAAGTTTTTTCAAATACTGGGTTATTCCAGCTATCTTCTATTGTAAATCTATCATCTCTTATATCTTCAATAATTTTATTTGAAGCATTCGTTTCTTTCTAAAACCTCTAATACATCTAAAAAAATATAACTGCATAAGATTAAATGCTATAATTATAAACATTAGCACTGTTTCTACTCCCGTAGGGCTATGAAGAAAGCAATGGTCTAAATGCCATTCTGTTTTAAGTTGATGAAAAGCATTGTTTTCAATATCCCATCTCTTGTGCATTATTTCCCATAAAGTTTGTGATGAAGTAAATTTATCTGTTGTTATAATCCAAGCTTCATTAATTTCTATTTTATCTCCAGTATGTATTTCTTCTACAAACCTTATAAATCTAACTTTAACAGTTGCATCAGCCATTTCAAAATTATCTTCATCCCAAGCTTTAATTTTGGTATATTTTTCATTCCCTTGTTTTACAATCCATTCTTTATTAGCTTCACGGCACTTAAATAATGCTAATGCGTCCTTTACAATATGAAGTCTTTCATCCTTAACCCTTACTACGGTATTCATTCCTATAGATAGAACTTCTTTTATCCATGTAGATTTACAAAATAAGGCATCAGCTACTATTATATCTGCAAAATGATGATATTTCTTATATAAATTGTTAATTAGTCTTTTTGCTCCTGTAATTTCACCTTCATCTTTATCTGAACTGTCAATCTTAGGCTCAAGCATTTCTGCACCTAATATAATATGTGGATCAGAGCCTACTGTTGAACAAATTACAGCTCTATGGAAATAATGTGTGATACCATCCCTATGTTTTCGTGAAAGGCATTTTTCACAACATTTTTTAGTACTTTCAAACAACTCTACACCATCTATAGCAACTACTTTTAATCCACCTAAAGTCCCATTTCGAAATACTTTGTTTTTAATGACAGTTTTAATTATATCTCTATGAATATTTTTTAACCCTTCTAAATCAAAATCACTCAAACACCGCCTAATGGAGTCAATTCGAGGTATCTTAGTATTTTTAGGTAGTATCTTTTTAAATTTACCTTTTTTAAGCCAATGTTCTAATTTATTAAAACTCCTTATTTGAAGCATGAATGCAAATAAAACTATAAAGGTAATCGTCGAAATTTCGAATGGAGATTTAAATCTTTTTTTATT
Proteins encoded:
- a CDS encoding site-specific DNA-methyltransferase translates to MEQHITLNITAKNNYLEVIKEHFPQCFDRFGNFDIEKFKKELQPQEVDFSKESYGLDWLGKSYARLLATDSVTTLIKEDKEWNNKEENKNSQNLLIRGDNLEVLKHLSNAYYKKIKMIYIDPPYNTGDDGFVYQDNRKFTVEEFSKLAGVDEEKAKRILDFVNSSSNSHSAWLTFMYPILYIARQLLRDDGIIFVSIDENEVAQLRILMDEIFGEENFVGDFIRKTKSMTGDKKTGLNIQHESIVCYARNISNIFLEGEEKDFDKYDNPDNDPNGEWVSADPSAKSGGPSLYFEIINPYTGKIDLPPKGRYWAFSKETYTEYVKKGKIKFKTHHKNNERGFIFKRYKNELQSSRNPVNSLEFCNNIYMNQAGTKELRELLNGEYFQNPKPVVLIKKLIYYSTSETDLILDFFAGSGTTGDAVMQLNAEDGGNRRYILVQLPEPIDPKKNKTAYDFVRNELGVENPTIFEITKERLIRAAKKIKEEIIEKKINEKEKEIEEIKARLDIENKEEEISNLKEEINLLKNQDLGFKIFETIPIWEDYDFKAESFENQITFFDAVKLKEEDIQTLLTTWKTYDGVPLTEDLKAVDLDGYIGYYYDTKLYLMFKGFETKHLKKLLEEIDENKEFNPVTIVIFGYNFESKTMREIKENVSSYANKKSINIDVVIRY
- a CDS encoding transposase, with amino-acid sequence MSDFDLEGLKNIHRDIIKTVIKNKVFRNGTLGGLKVVAIDGVELFESTKKCCEKCLSRKHRDGITHYFHRAVICSTVGSDPHIILGAEMLEPKIDSSDKDEGEITGAKRLINNLYKKYHHFADIIVADALFCKSTWIKEVLSIGMNTVVRVKDERLHIVKDALALFKCREANKEWIVKQGNEKYTKIKAWDEDNFEMADATVKVRFIRFVEEIHTGDKIEINEAWIITTDKFTSSQTLWEIMHKRWDIENNAFHQLKTEWHLDHCFLHSPTGVETVLMFIIIAFNLMQLYFFRCIRGFRKKRMLQIKLLKI